A window of the Fulvia fulva chromosome 11, complete sequence genome harbors these coding sequences:
- a CDS encoding Dothistromin biosynthesis peroxidase dotB, which yields MSADLSGFLTILGGVMDGNGLVWSIGGPSAAAPPLLPLLGTPQGISGSHNKYEADASPGRGDLYKYGNDFELQMSQYQQLYDMVKANNDNLDLDLMNEFRSMRFDDSIATNPYFFNGPFTGVLVQPAAYSFIYRFMGNKSAEHPQGLMNSEILNTFFGVEEVNGQLSKIGGYGHEKIPDNWYKRAIGDEYSIAFLNTDTALAGLRYPKFLSVGGNMGKVNSYAAIDPADLTGGIYNARTLGEGNNAMCFATQFLAQTMPDMVSCSGVLNDLTGALSGFTKAFNTAFSALSCPEITSIDDNQFKQFPGYANLDCKTGMYPSK from the exons ATGAGTGCTGATCTTTCCGGATTCTTGACG ATCCTCGGCGGTGTCATGGACGGCAATGGCCTCGTCTGGTCGATTG GTGGGCCTTCTGCAGCCGCACCGCCTTTGTTGCCTCTTCTGGGCACACCGCAGGGTATCTCTGGAAGCCATAACAAGTATGAG GCGGATGCATCGCCTGGTCGTGGTGACCTGTACAAGTACGGAAA CGACTTTGAGCTGCAAATGTCTCAGTATCAGCAATTGTACGACATGGTCAAGGCTAACAACGATAACCTTGATCTTGATTTGATGAATGAATTCCGCTCCATGCGATTCGACGACTCCATTGCCACCAAC CCTTACTTCTTTAACGGACCCTTCACCGGTGTTCTCGTCCAGCCTGCCGCGTACTCGTTCATCTACCGCTTCATGGGCAACAAGTCCGCCGAGCACCCACAGGGCCTCATGAACAGCGAGATCCTCAACACCTTCTTCGGCGTCGAAGAAGTCAACGGCCAGCTCTCCAAGATCGGCGGTTACGGCCACGAGAAGATTCCTGACAACTG GTACAAGCGCGCCATCGGCGATGAGTactctatcgccttcctcaACACTGACACTGCCCTTGCCGGCCTGAGATACCCCAAGTTCCTCAGTGTCGGTGGCAACATGGGTAAGGTCAACTCGTACGCGGCCATCGACCCTGCGGATCTTACTGGAGGTATCTACAATGCCAGAACTCTCGGCGAGGGAAACAATGCAATGTGCTTCGCCACGCAGTTCCTGGCCCAGACTATGCCCGACATGGTCAGCTGCAGCGGTGTGCTGAATGACCTCACTGGAGCCTTGAGCGGTTTCACCAAGGCTTTCAACACTGCGTTCAGCGCGTTGAGCTGTCCGGAGATTACGAGTATTGATGACAATCAGTTCAAGCAGTTCCCG GGTTATGCAAACCTCGACTGCAAGACCGGAATGTACCCATCAAAGTAA
- a CDS encoding Heterokaryon incompatibility protein 6, OR allele, with amino-acid sequence MGYYSYIPLRQPWEGHHEIRVLTLRQGLLEDDIRVKLSTHTVQDSVMSGRSNAQSATVQWEALSYTWGDMQKSHTITLEQADSSLACFELGSNLYAALRHLRYPGSDRQLWIDAICMDQSATEQAEAERNWQIPAMLEIYSMAAKVIIWLGEEENDSAFAMQFLQQLGEGFDFNWSTYEMTGNDKLQPGVVKFLHNYEQYFAHGMRQYEAVCALLEREWFTRVWTRQEAFASNDDSVIACGTLSMPLHDFRNAMQILGERGLDVRDAKHDLHSTRLGLAITILDKATAPILETIDRVRGSNCKFDVDKVYGSLGMIKMTAGPEFAASITLGHKNPMSLYSEFFRKYTMRYNRLNLLDAAGLYQRSAMNGPSWMPDWTTRSNRLLPTSSETAVSHAMVSGATFEDDDVLRVHGVVADKIVEVQTLDRPGDVSDKHWPAAYAALARFMDSYLQSMNPAQFEDFMRAFLYPLKGHRIPIDDVIQRRPDYEVLVRAVWAGQDPKSLASNDNAQSFAHFQICLRYHEVAQLPFMFTEQGHIGIGSTGTRQGDLVAAVLGSQSPLVLRPYSLTAQPERYQLIGTCSIYSLSTGEVLLGPLPKGTTLISRLDPAVGVYQRHFHDAVSGTTTFWDPRIDWESLEKMDGNAGSWKLKSPMGEADRNAPTAEYLLERGVPIRSFDLV; translated from the coding sequence ATGGGTTACTATTCGTACATTCCTTTGCGCCAGCCATGGGAAGGTCACCATGAGATACGCGTGCTTACACTTCGCCAGGGCCTGCTCGAAGACGACATTCGGGTGAAGCTCTCAACGCATACGGTTCAAGACAGTGTCATGAGTGGCCGATCGAATGCACAGAGTGCCACAGTACAGTGGGAAGCTCTATCATACACCTGGGGTGATATGCAGAAATCACACACAATCACTTTGGAACAGGCCGACTCCAGTCTGGCATGTTTCGAACTCGGCAGCAACCTATATGCTGCTCTACGACACCTTCGCTATCCCGGATCAGATCGCCAACTGTGGATTGATGCTATCTGCATGGACCAGTCCGCAACAGAGCAGGCCGAGGCAGAGCGCAATTGGCAGATACCTGCCATGCTGGAGATCTACAGTATGGCTGCGAAGGTCATCATCTGGCTCGGCGAAGAAGAGAACGACAGCGCGTTCGCGATGCAGTTTCTTCAGCAATTGGGCGAGGGCTTCGACTTCAACTGGAGTACGTACGAGATGACTGGTAACGATAAACTCCAACCAGGTGTCGTGAAGTTTCTGCACAACTATGAGCAGTACTTCGCTCACGGCATGCGCCAGTACGAAGCGGTATGCGCACTGCTTGAGCGGGAATGGTTCACCCGGGTCTGGACCAGGCAAGAGGCTTTCGCATCCAACGACGACAGTGTCATAGCATGTGGAACGCTATCGATGCCACTCCACGACTTCCGGAATGCAATGCAGATCCTGGGCGAACGAGGGCTGGACGTCAGAGACGCTAAACATGACCTGCATAGCACACGATTGGGCCTTGCAATAACAATCCTGGACAAAGCCACTGCCCCTATCCTTGAGACCATCGACCGAGTTCGTGGCAGTAACTGCAAATTCGACGTCGACAAAGTGTATGGAAGCCTTGGCATGATCAAGATGACGGCCGGACCTGAATTCGCTGCAAGTATAACGTTGGGGCACAAGAATCCAATGTCGTTGTACAGTGAATTCTTCAGGAAGTACACTATGCGCTACAACCGGCTTAATTTGCTCGACGCCGCAGGTCTGTATCAGCGCTCAGCTATGAACGGTCCATCATGGATGCCTGACTGGACTACGCGGTCGAATCGACTCCTTCCGACGAGCTCTGAGACTGCAGTGTCTCATGCCATGGTATCAGGTGCAACATTCGAAGATGATGATGTACTTCGGGTTCATGGCGTTGTAGCAGACAAGATCGTCGAAGTTCAAACCCTCGACCGACCTGGAGATGTTTCCGATAAGCACTGGCCAGCGGCCTACGCTGCACTAGCGAGATTCATGGACTCATATCTACAGTCTATGAATCCAGCACAATTTGAAGACTTCATGCGTGCTTTTTTGTATCCACTGAAAGGGCATCGCATCCCAATAGATGACGTCATACAACGAAGGCCGGACTATGAAGTTCTCGTAAGAGCAGTCTGGGCAGGCCAAGACCCAAAATCTCTGGCCTCAAATGATAACGCGCAATCCTTCGCGCACTTTCAGATATGCCTGAGATATCACGAGGTGGCACAGTTGCCGTTCATGTTCACTGAACAAGGCCACATTGGCATTGGCAGCACAGGAACCCGACAAGGAGACCTGGTAGCAGCGGTCCTTGGCAGTCAGAGCCCGCTCGTGCTTAGACCATATTCCTTGACAGCACAGCCCGAGCGATACCAGCTGATCGGCACGTGCTCGATATACAGCCTCAGCACCGGCGAAGTGCTTCTAGGCCCTCTTCCGAAGGGTACAACACTCATCTCTCGGCTTGATCCAGCTGTGGGCGTGTATCAACGACACTTCCACGACGCAGTCTCTGGGACAACGACTTTCTGGGATCCTAGGATAGACTGGGAGTCACTCGAGAAGATGGACGGTAATGCAGGTTCGTGGAAGCTCAAGTCGCCGATGGGAGAAGCCGATCGAAATGCCCCGACTGCTGAGTACTTGCTGGAGCGAGGTGTTCCTATTAGAAGTTTTGATCTGGTGTGA